The Myxococcus guangdongensis genome contains a region encoding:
- a CDS encoding pseudouridine synthase has translation MARKSRTPKWLEAARKRDAEAMAQGRSDWLMRALGRAGVMPRAEAEAAIRAGRVEVDGQVVTEPFAPVSATQTVRVDGREHSLTASTRVLMFHKPAGPVVHGTDPEGVGTVFERLRAVLPEPLRGYEWLAVGRLDRDTTGLLLFTNDERFVRHGTAPQTHLPKRYVAQVEGQPNASALQRLRDGVELEDGLTRPARAESRASDVVELTLTEGRHHQVKRMLAAVGHPVLTLHREAVGDVVLDVAEGGWRELQEVEVSKALGFRSERESDEAP, from the coding sequence ATGGCGCGCAAGAGCAGGACCCCCAAGTGGCTGGAGGCGGCGCGGAAGCGGGACGCCGAGGCGATGGCCCAGGGCCGCTCGGACTGGCTGATGCGGGCGTTGGGGCGCGCCGGGGTGATGCCTCGGGCGGAGGCGGAGGCGGCGATTCGCGCGGGCCGGGTGGAGGTGGACGGGCAGGTGGTGACGGAGCCCTTCGCGCCGGTGAGTGCGACGCAGACGGTGCGAGTCGATGGGCGCGAGCACTCGCTGACGGCCTCGACGCGGGTGTTGATGTTCCACAAGCCCGCGGGACCGGTGGTGCACGGCACGGACCCGGAGGGCGTGGGCACGGTGTTCGAGCGCCTCCGCGCGGTGCTGCCCGAGCCCTTGCGAGGCTACGAGTGGCTCGCCGTGGGCCGCCTGGACCGGGACACCACGGGGCTGTTGCTCTTCACCAATGACGAGCGCTTCGTGCGCCATGGCACGGCGCCCCAGACGCATCTGCCCAAGCGCTACGTGGCGCAAGTGGAAGGACAGCCCAATGCGTCGGCGCTCCAGCGACTGCGGGATGGCGTGGAGCTGGAGGACGGGCTCACGCGTCCTGCGCGAGCCGAGTCACGGGCCTCGGACGTGGTGGAGTTGACGCTGACGGAGGGGCGGCACCACCAGGTGAAGCGGATGCTGGCGGCGGTGGGGCATCCGGTGCTCACGCTCCATCGCGAGGCCGTGGGCGACGTGGTGCTGGACGTGGCCGAGGGTGGCTGGCGGGAGCTCCAGGAGGTGGAGGTCTCCAAGGCGCTGGGCTTCCGCTCCGAGAGGGAGTCCGACGAGGCGCCGTGA